The genomic DNA ATGGCGGAACTCGGATCCATCCAAGACACCCATTTTTAGATGTGGATCACCTGATGTTTGAAGAAGAGATTGAAGGGCGAGGGCTTGATTAGTCATGGAAGAACTCggaaatggaaatgaagaaaCAACTGGCGGCGGCAGCGGCTGAAGCTTCTGAGCAAACGGCCTGAGAAGATAATTGGGTGCCTGTGGAGCACCCAACGGGACGGATCTCATGGCGGAGGGCGCGGCAAAGAATGGCGGCGCTGGGATGCCGGTGAACTCCTGAACCATGGCTCTGAAATTGGCGGTATCGGTGGTGAGAACTGTCGTCGGAGTTCGCCGAGAAGCTCGAGACCGTTTTCTCGGGTTACGTACTCTATGGGTCTGATCATCATCAGTTGCCGCTGCTCGTGGGATCGTGCTTTCCGCCGCCGTAAAGCCGAAGAAGGTGGAGCCGGGGGCAAATACAGCGTCAAGGTTTAGCGGTGGCGGGGGTAAGGGGTCGAGGTAGGGATCAGATAGCGGGTCGAACATGGAAGAGTTGGAGGCGTCCGAGCGGCGGTGATGGGACGGCGGCGGCCGTTGCTGGTTGAAGAAAGCTGAGATGGAGTCGGCGGCGCGTGAACTGTACTCGTCGTCGCCGCCACTGGAAGTCTGTAAACTCCCACCCTTGGAATCCATATCTGCTATTCTTAAGCTTGGGATTCAGAGGAAATTAAAGAGGACTCCTCAAAAGAAGAGAAGCAAGCAAGCCTCGGATCATGATTCATGAAATTTGAGGATGATGATGGCTGCTACTTGCTTCGTTTTCGCCTGGTATGGACTGGCTGGGCTAGGGTTCCATCAAGCAAGGGGAAAGAAtggtcagagagagagagagagagagagagagagagatctggtttagagagagagagagagtgaaaacgggggggtgggggggaggagaagaagggagaaaagaCCTACCACCAAAGGTTACGTATGTTAAAAAGCGACATTTTAAAAAAGAAGCatatttaacatattttatttttaatatttaaatatttgtattaattgatattgcatatcatattttaaaatattttattagttgataagattatttaattaaatcaaaaattaattttgaaacttgTAAATAAGacgaatttaaatttaataaatcttgatttgttaaaattttcaaacatgtTTGCTTAAAATTTCATGAATATTAACAGAttagattataaatttataaatatgttcgattataaatatattaatatatttatttatattttttaaatatattatttaatataaattattaaattataataataatataattaaattaaatatattaatttaattatttaatttaatataatataataaaaaaactaaatttaaacaaaataataaattatgtggaCTCCAAACTCGTCAACCTTTTATT from Diospyros lotus cultivar Yz01 chromosome 4, ASM1463336v1, whole genome shotgun sequence includes the following:
- the LOC127798843 gene encoding VQ motif-containing protein 22-like — encoded protein: MDSKGGSLQTSSGGDDEYSSRAADSISAFFNQQRPPPSHHRRSDASNSSMFDPLSDPYLDPLPPPPLNLDAVFAPGSTFFGFTAAESTIPRAAATDDDQTHRVRNPRKRSRASRRTPTTVLTTDTANFRAMVQEFTGIPAPPFFAAPSAMRSVPLGAPQAPNYLLRPFAQKLQPLPPPVVSSFPFPSSSMTNQALALQSLLQTSGDPHLKMGVLDGSEFRHGLPNLVSSDGTTNTSRPTSSAAGEASNNAADHSHHLSNSMHATYDYSQSISNGKFKNLHAPAQDMNMIEPWL